AAGGGACCATCATGGCAAGTCGAGTTAGGCCGAAGAGATGGAACAGTCTCTATAGCTTCAGAGGCCTTAAACAAGCTGCCTTCACCTTTCATGAACATAACTCAATTGAAAGCATCATTTCAATCTGTGGGTTTGAGTGTCAAAGACCTTGCAGTTCTATCAGGTACCTCTCAGTAACGTACATGATGATCATCGATCATGTTTTGAATTATGCCCTTGTTACTTTTAATCCTAATACTTTTGAATCCTTTTTCAAGATTAAACATTCTAATTCTATCTAAAAATGGTTCTTTTTGACACATCTAGCCTCTATATTTAATCTGACGTGCAAATGGTTTGATTTCCCAAGTAGTGTGGATTTTTATGCCTCTATTCCTAGCAAAGATGAGGAGCCAGGAAATCTTAAAAATCTGAAAGGCAAgatttaggttgcattttttttctcaaaactgTTCCAAAAAAACTTTTAAACGCATCTCCCAACTACCTTTTTGGCCTCCATATCGAgaaatttttatgaaatttttagcataaaaatttttctaaaaaaaaaaaattagattatGCTGTAGAAACTATGACATAGGATATTCCCCTTCAAAAATATCATGGTAGAGAACTTTTTCtaacttcatttctttcttttttcaggAGGGCACACGATTGGGATATCTCATTGCATTGGCGTCAACCCACGTTTGTTCAATTTCACAGGCAAAGGTGACACTGATCCAAGCTTGGACCCTAAGTACCTTGCCAAGCTAAGGCGACAATGCAAGCCAGGAGATGTTACTACAATTCTTCCGATGGACAGCAGTCCAAAAAAATTTGATATTGATTATTATACTACAGTAAGTAATAGAAGAGGGCTTTTTCAATCTGACGCAGCTCTTTTGGATGACACTGAAACAAAAACCTATATCCAACAACATCTAAGCCATGCTGGATCCATGAGGTTCTTTGATGATTTTGGGGTTTCAATGGTGAATATGGGTCGCATTGGAGTTCTTACTGGCAAGAATGGTGAAATCAGGAAACAGTGTGCCTTCGTTAACTAAGCAAATTTTTCTTAGTTCCTCTTTGTTTCAGTACTTCAAGAACTGGATATTGAATTGATTGTGTAATCGTAGTGGCCAATTGGATTCTGTTACGTTTGTGTTGTTATTATTCATTTTATATGCAGTCAAAAATAATTGAGTTTGTTTCGATTGgaggttatttgaaataattattgtaacattttttgtgatgtgatttatgtaagataaaaaggtgattgaaaattaTGTGTATGATataagcaaaacaaaatctaaaatttcttttttcttgattttttgatATCCAAACACAATATGTGCCCATTCTTCTTGATTTCAAAACCTTTTGATATTACATACGCCTATTTTTCGCAGCTATATTTTTTGAGTAATATAATGAGTATTATACTTTTTACCCTCCTACCCCCCTCCCACACACACAGTTCCCACTTTCAATTGCCAGGTGCAGGACTCAAATCCCAAATCTGATAGTTAGAAAAATTCGAAGAGTCCTCCCAGACATtatattcaaaggaaattctaaaCAAATACTCCCTCCATCCCAATATTAGAGTCACTTCTTGAGAATTCAactttttatgcagaaacaatAATCATTAttacaaagacgctcggggcgccACCTGGACGGTGGATAGGGTGTCCACGTGTCCTCCATCCGGAGGATGGACGGTCTGGATTTGATCTGGGGAGGAGAGAGAAAGGGCAATTCAAGAACGAGTGTCTTATAGCCGTTAATTGTATTGGGTTGAGTAAATCTCAACCGTCCAATCTTCCACTGGATGATGACGTGGACCCCCTATCCACCATCCACGTGTCCCACTGGCCGCTCGAGAGAGCTCGAGCCCACCAGGATGCACAGTGCTATTGGGTAGAGTAGCGAACAGTGCCCGGAGGCACTGTTGGACACGTGGACGGTGGATAGGGGGTCCATGTCATCATCCAATGGAAGATTGGACGGTTAAGTttatgtgtttggattgtaaattatttgaaatatttttactgtaacacttttttgatatgatgtatgtaagataaaaaggtaattgaaaaatgtgttaatGATGCAAGCAAGTCAGTGTGTGTAAATAAGCtgtaaataaagtgaaataatCTTCAATCCTGCACACAAAAATTTCTCACAAAATTTTATTCCCTTTGTTCTATTGATAATGTCATGTTTTCACTTTATTGATATTCCAAAACAAGAGTCAtcatttcaaatttaacatTTGCTTTCTAATCTTGTCATTTAAAAAagcaaatttttaaaatttcagtgcacatttaacaagaaaatattttgaatctaaaggataCATATGTAAATTCATCAATGATGCCTTATCTAGACATAATGATTATTGTTTTTGCATAAAAAGTTGAATTCTCAATAAGTGACTCTAATATTGGGATGGAAGGAGTATTTGTTTAGAATTTCCTTTGAGTACTATTGTtctatctcaaataatttacaatccaaacacccAAATACTAGTTTCCTGGCCAATGTTCTATCCGAGTCAAGACTgaagaaattaaataaataacaaaaaaaaggaaataaattagCCATAGCCATTGAGAaaataatttagaaaaaaagaGTTCATTTGCATTGGCTGATTGTGATGATCACGAGAGAAAGTGGCAGACAATGACTGGATTAACAAATGGTTAATACAGACAATAAGTTTTATGCCAACAACAATACTCATTAGCTTGAGAATCATGGTGAATTTGAAGTGATGGCAgaagaattttaaatttctgcaGATTATCATAACTGAGTTTGTTTGCAAGGACACTATTGTCAcaacttactttttttttttttttcaacaaacgaTATCATGTTATAGATATTAACACTTGACCTTACAAGGATTAGTTACAAAAAGGGGATACTACCCTCATCTCTGTCCTAGCTAATTCAGTCAGCCATATTGGGAAATCATTCTCCCATTCAATGTCATGTACAAGCATCACAGCATATTGTGCTAATTGATGGCTGATTTGATTTTCAGTTCTGGGTATAAACACAAAGGAACATTTTTCAAAAGCAAGACTAAGTTCCTGCACATCTTCTAAGATCGCTGCAGTCGTGTAGTCAAACTCCTTGCGTTTAGTAATATGCTCAACCACTGATTTGCAGTCTGTATGGACTATAATTTTTGTCCAACCTGCTTGGGTAGCCATCAGCAGAGCATT
The DNA window shown above is from Coffea arabica cultivar ET-39 chromosome 5e, Coffea Arabica ET-39 HiFi, whole genome shotgun sequence and carries:
- the LOC113743502 gene encoding peroxidase 27-like, which codes for MALSKSLSLIFLQLLCVLCVLNLSNGKGLDVNFYEKTCPFLEFIVKDVTAKFISRTPSLAPPLLRMHFHDCFVRGCDGSVLLNSTSKNQAEKAAIPNQFLIGYQVIDAVKSAVEKICPGVVSCADIVALVARDAITLIKGPSWQVELGRRDGTVSIASEALNKLPSPFMNITQLKASFQSVGLSVKDLAVLSGGHTIGISHCIGVNPRLFNFTGKGDTDPSLDPKYLAKLRRQCKPGDVTTILPMDSSPKKFDIDYYTTVSNRRGLFQSDAALLDDTETKTYIQQHLSHAGSMRFFDDFGVSMVNMGRIGVLTGKNGEIRKQCAFVN